A region of Laspinema palackyanum D2c DNA encodes the following proteins:
- the tsaE gene encoding tRNA (adenosine(37)-N6)-threonylcarbamoyltransferase complex ATPase subunit type 1 TsaE has protein sequence MSQSILKFLLPDADATKSLGFILGQRCLPGTTILLEGDLGAGKTTLVQGIGSGLAIAESIVSPTFTLIVEYLEGRIPLYHLDLYRLDPTEVSGLNLESYWEGTETEPGLVAIEWAERLPYKPDDYLRLVLTHQEEGRQVELIPVGDFNLDALMPLAIGGDREPDAGTFKEQTDFDL, from the coding sequence ATGAGTCAATCCATCCTTAAGTTCCTGTTGCCCGATGCAGATGCGACGAAATCTCTAGGCTTCATCCTCGGACAACGCTGCCTTCCAGGGACCACAATTTTACTCGAAGGAGATTTAGGCGCGGGTAAAACCACCCTGGTGCAAGGGATTGGGTCGGGTTTGGCGATCGCTGAATCCATTGTCAGTCCCACCTTTACCTTAATTGTGGAATATCTGGAAGGCCGCATCCCCCTGTATCATTTGGACCTCTACCGCTTGGACCCCACTGAAGTCTCAGGACTAAATCTGGAGAGTTACTGGGAAGGGACGGAGACGGAACCGGGTCTGGTGGCGATCGAATGGGCGGAACGCTTACCCTACAAGCCTGATGATTATTTACGCCTGGTCCTGACTCATCAGGAAGAGGGTCGTCAAGTAGAATTAATCCCCGTTGGGGACTTTAATTTGGATGCCCTGATGCCCTTGGCGATCGGAGGCGATCGCGAACCTGATGCAGGAACATTTAAAGAGCAGACCGATTTCGACCTGTGA